The Rhopalosiphum maidis isolate BTI-1 chromosome 4, ASM367621v3, whole genome shotgun sequence region ccaaAATAACGTTGTTTTCACACTCGTACCGCCATCTGGCGAGATGATTTGTGTTGTTCATGTCCGGTGCGCATGCTCTTCCGGTAACGCGATAAACTAATCTGGTGGGCGAGTCACACACGCCACACGGGGAACTGTGGAGTGCGGTTCGTATTCCCCGTACTATATTATcctgtatgatatattattcaattgtgGATCTGAACTCATAAGTGAACGCGGTTTACTGTTCAGTCGTCCTCTGGTAATCGTACATGTGCGGTTCTCCGGTAGCGGTTTTTATCGCGTTGACTACTGATCAGTGcagtaatttcaaatttgcaATTGCCGTAGATTTAACTTATATCAACTATTAACTCCAGTACTTGCAGAGCGAGTTACGAactgttatgtatttaataaataattgaataggcctcaaaaacaatgaaaatccCATTTGGCGTTTGCATAGCCGTCTGCGGATTGTTATTCGCGTTGGACTCTGCGTCCACCGAAAAAGACGTGAGCGCCAAAAATGATCTTAgtgagtataatttattgtttattacttcGTCTAGTGTGTTATTTTTGTCAACGCCTCCGCAGCTCTTAGTTAATTCGTATTCCAGAACAtagattcaaaaataaaatagtaaataggtacttaattcaatatttatgtaggtacagtATTGAGTATAGGTACCAGCAATCAGCATAGGTAATACCTATTTcagtaaacaatatataaaatataaagaatctATATGGaattattgacaaataataattaatagcctAAACAGTACAGAGgtttagatacatttttttcacagGGAgagtttttattctatttttcatttattaaactcGGTAGATAGACTAACTCATAAATAgttcatcatttttattttttatttaaaactatttgacaatatttttattcaaaatataaaataaatttaaataccaattgtttatttttttttttttgataattttataaaataaaatttaccgttatctttttatttgactatattatttttatactactgggttaatttgtattgaatCATCAACGTGTTACTGTAAAAAGTTGATactctattaaaatttaccaatatttttaattggtatcatatttaaaagtaactaatttacaaataatatacctgtCAATCCTAGgtgttatttatttgcttAAAGTTTCAGAAGTTTGATACTCTAGCTTtccaattttaatacatattatatattatttatataataaccattatattttgttttttttgttttgaagtaGGAGTAATCTTTCTAACTctaattaactttaattgtTCTAGTTTAGTTTAAACACTTGTTTTAAGTTCTAATTCCtgcttaaaattatcttaattgttgtatattgcaacaaattaattaacaagttttaattaaaatgttttttttttattaaagatacTAGTATTGggcaaatgtatacaattgtgCATTGTACATGTATCGATTATGTTTTGGCGTTttgctaaatattatttttaatttttgatattatgcactgtcattatttattggcttgtaattatttaattgccaaataaaatttttttagatactaAATATAGTCAGTATTGTTtacttaaagttaaaataaatcattacaaaTTCTTAGTTtagtaagaaaaatatgtacctaatgagtaatgacttatgaatttaaattaaagattctataaaattatgaggTCTTTTTTGAAGTATGGAGCTGTTATGTGGAATCTTTATTCTAAATACTTCATAAATCAAATTGAGCATGTTCagcttaattattaactatattgtaataaaatatatctattagttttgaatatatttgtaaaacttttttctataaatggttcctttaagtatatatatataccctaatgtattatttacaatatatttagtcaaaatataaaagagcatattatgtattatttaataatataaattcaagaaaatagataggtacctggggaaaaatatagtttattacatgtatgaatttaactaaaatatatattaataatacatttttaacatgtctaattaattaatattaacatacatgATACATAGCATTGGAAATATCAAACTTTGGAACTGTTATATAgcttaatcattatattttttacttatcactatcatttaattcataaatttctCTTAGGTTTAATAGTTTGTTTCTAGttcttagaaaaaaatagttatttatcaactattactatgatgtaaaattaaatattaatacatacctacagttattattaaataattattttattttataagtaataagtattatattacctaactaatattaccatataaataaaatacatttttgtatgatttttctaatatattatttattatctgtaatattaatcattaatgtgTGCTTCCTGTTtgcattttatcatttatttttactagggTCAGTCGGAAATGTCATTCTGTTCTTTCTTCCTTACATATGTTCacatgaatattttgttaatttcacTTCTAGATTCACAAACTTTTatctaatcatattatataatgttttattttatttaaactgcaactatatactattaataacaacaatttttatcttttgttGTACGTGTATTGTGTAATCTATAAATCTGATGcacactaattatattatcttataattttttaagaaatatgctgattataaaattgaatatttttttaatataaatagaataatgaatataatatttttttataaattcaagtaaaatatataaatattgtacacttgttattaactttattaatatctgttttaattatattagaattttgatgatgaaaatacttaaaaaaaaaatacgttggtataataataataatataaaaatttctaaatttagtcCACAATTGGTAGGATAGTTACtactataactaaaatataaatcacaatatagttaaaatatattaaatatataaagagttaaataattgaatcttaggtttttaattatttctatataagtatagaaCTTTTGTCCAACATCTATGTTGTGCgaggtattattaaattttccttTGCGTAGTACTCGTTATCGTGGTCACCAAAGAATTGTTGAGTAAGCGCTTACCGCAAGTATCGATACTACTTGTTTGACGGTTTGGGAATCAGGTACCGAGATACCTAATCTACATCAAGCCATTGCATGATGTATACGACAGTTATCAATGTCAATccaccaaaaatattaatatgtatatattttatttttgtattgaaacctgaaaaagattaaaatataaataacaatattatgtttttatgtttatttattattttaatgtttgtcaTTTGATATTGGATTGATTTTGCTTGTCAATATTGACTAAAGTTCATTTTTtacatgattttaatttagctaagcctaaaaatgttcaatagataaataaatattattataattcaatattaaatataataagtagcaTAATTAGGTaccttatatgtattttataggtcCATAGTAaataaggtaaaaatattaatacaaattgacgttttaattgtttaaataatttaagaaataaataggtttgtatttacttattacaGGTATTTATCAagttattacaactttaaattacataaaagtttcaaacaattaaattttttttacaagtataaaaatttagaaataattatttttagatttgctCGTACTCACAGTAGcttctgaaaaaaatgatgGTTACAAAAGATTTATCGATTCTGCTAACCTAAATGGCCTTAAAACTAaagtaaatatagttttttaaaactgtatgtatttcttttcaatttttaatttatgcatttttatataggtgCTTGGTTTTGATAAGCCATGGCAAGGAGGTAACATGAATAGTGTTGGCGGTGGTTACAAACTAAATTTGTATCTTGAAGCATTAGAGccttataaaaacaatgataacTTAGCAGTATTACTCACCGAtgcgtaatatatttataattaaaacaatattttattaactatgatacttagtaaattatatcatgCATTTTTAGGTATGATGTTGTAATTTTAGCAAACAGCAGTACAATTCTAAATAAGTTCACTGAGTTTGATTCTTCAATAGTAATTTCAACCGAAAACAGTTGTTGGCCAGATAGAAAATTAGCAGATCAATATCCTACTGTTGATCAGAAtggttatagatttttaaactcTGGAGGTTTGTTTACAATTACATGTTAATTTcaatacacaattttaaatatagtgaaTTAATActggttgtataatatttaatattattacagtttaaattttcacagcaaaaataaatgtttatgaaatgttattaattttaaaacttttatttaaaaacaggtATAATTGGCTATGCTAGCAAATTGTATAAGTTTCTATCAGAGAAGCCAATAAAAAATCTTGGAGATGACCAATTACATTtgacaaatttgtatttaaatactgattTACGTGAAAAGCTTAACATTAAGTTGGATAATTATGcaaaattgtttcaaaatgtCTATCTTGCTGAAGgttagaacatttttaaattttttctatctgaattttaaatattcagttagattgattttatattattaatcaatcttaaagtttatagtatttatgtacactgtttatatttatgttatattatacatttattaaatatcatggTAAATACATGATGTTCTAACTTATAATTTCTTCAAGTAcagtttgtaaattattatttttaatattggaaaAATTCTTTAAGCAACCACAGTTCTTTACTATTTTtagaatgtaataataattttttaatttaatagaattttcctgcaactaatatatattagtaatatagtaaatatgtgaaaaatgcctgcttttatttttttatcaattaatctaaatgtattttacttgTAATTTCAGACGATATAAAACTGAAACTTGTAAACAAATCATATGTATtggagaatattaattttaatactcaaCCGGCTGTTGTCCATGGAAATGgattatctaaaataacattcaatagctacacaaattatattcCAAATAAATGGTCTCCTGAAAGTGGCTGTAGTACATGTTATGACAACAATTTGGATCTTTCAACACTCAAGGTTCTTTCAACTATAATTTACTCTtccatacaaatttataatagatttatgtACAAGCTATAATtggttaatgtttatttattttaggaagAAAATTACCCAAAAGtgctattatctataattgttGATAAACCAACCCCATTTTTTgatgagtttttaaataaaattgaaaatattgattatccAAAGAACAGACTGTTTTTGTCTATGACTacattggtaaatattttatattcatcaaaactaaattagtttatactcttaatttttaactattttactcTTGATTTCAAACATTTAGGTGGAATATCATAAAGAGCATGtggataaatttatttctaggATAGGTGATCAATACAATGCATCATTTGTGTTTCATAAGACTGCAGAAGAAAGCATACATGCGCGACACttttcattgtaaatattgttttgaatattcatattatttatatttgttaattgtcttaatttattaaatattatttgtatcagTTCATTATGCACTAGTAAACTGTGTGactatttgttttacattGAGAATGAAGCACATTTAGATAATCCACAAACATTGAAAACATTAATTCAGCGTAATaagtaagaatatttttgtcaattatttacagcatatcatgttttatttattatgtatttaggaAAATCATTGCTCCAATGCTCACGCGACCATTTAAAGCTTGGTCTAATTTTTGGGGAGCCTTATCTAAAGATGGATTCTATGCTCGATCATTTGACTATATGGATATTgtcaattacaataaaacgtAAGTATTaatcaagaaaaattattttatttaagatacacatctatttattattattttttactacgattCAAATGCTATACTGAAATCTGTTTTGAAACTTCTTCGGTCTATACTGTATTTATTGTCAGCTGAACACTCGTACACACCAGCATCCATTTGTGTTCCTGGGTCGATTtctaatttagatttaatactATCTTCGGCAACATTCCATTCATGCACCTTAAATAAAACAAGCTATTACAATCCCATTACatgaaagtatattaataattgaatatattttatataatattatttatattattattatttaaaaaaataacaacaaattattcaaaatatgtaagcTCTTTAACAGCtacttatgtaattattttatttcatataatcatTAGATAGTATCTTAATTGATCCtatgaaattgtttttcaaaatattttacttacatgGTGATTATAATGATAGTACAATTCAGTACCATCTTTATACCAAGTGATTTGAGGTCTCGGATTTCCTCTGGCTACACaaacaaatactattttatgccCAAGTACATACTCATAATCAAAATGTGATGCCATGACTATTTTAGCtccctaaaataaaatagataataataattaatcttcTTAActctattaacaaatatttggcACATTACATCGTTATGATTGTAGTATTGGTCAGATTCTGGGTCTCTATATTTTCCTGTAATAGGTAATCCAATTTGCACCCTGCTCTTTGATCTACTTCTCCCACGGCCACGTTTACCACAGACATCTGTTACCATTGCAAATATACTTGCTGTTATTAATacagctattattatattcttaaatccCATTGTACACTACACCTgaaatcatcaaaaaaaaaatatttatagcatagttgtttaaattaagttttaattttgaaaaatactaatctacattattaaacaatttgttaaaagaagtctaaaatataatgcttTTTACTtgtgttgtatttttattctctattaataactttgatacgtatttaaatttagtaagtattaaatatcctTTTTTTGTCTTGTTATTCCTTAGCACAACTTTATTCAGTTGACTACAATGAAAAACTAACTGTGTCCTCGTCATAGTAGATGCAATTCTGACCCTATCCTAGTTTATGATCAATTAAAGGGCACTTCCTTTTAAGTTGCTAATTCTATTAAATTCCCCTgttgcattttataataacaaatttgcttaaaaataaacaaaattaaaattaatatattgatgataaatttataataatgttttagggGGATTTGGAATGTACCTTATATAAGTACTTGTTATTTAATGAAAGgtacaattttagaaaataaatttaccagACCATCGTACAAAGAAGATAATTTGGACTATGATATGGCATTTAGTAAATCATTAAGAGAAAAGGTATTTtgtagtcataattttaaagttgaaaatgatgaatgaaaatgttatttttagggagtttttatgtatattgataaTCAATATACTTATGGACATTTGATTGATTCAGAAACATTTGATATAACTCTTAAGAATCCTGaagtatatcaattatttgaaaacagaTATGACTGGGAACAGCGTTATATTCATCCAGAATATATGGAAAATTTCAATCCCGATAAAAAACCGGCTGAGGTATctgttttactaaattttaacaatatattgaaaatattcttaatgtatatattttttttactttaaagcCATGTCCAGATGTATTTTGGTTCCCAATTGTAACTGAACAGTTTTGTCGAGAATTCATTGAAATTATGGAGAATTTCGGTCAATGGTCAGATGGTACAAATAATGTaagtcattaataaatataatatttgtgatattgaaatttgaacaGCAAATGACATAAATTGAATTGAAGGACACACGCCTTCGAACTGGTTATGAAGCTGTTCCAACCAGAGACATACACATGAATCAAGTTGGACTTGAGAAGCATTGGCTCGAATTTCTTCGCTCATATGTTCTGCCTATACAAAAGAAAGCGTTTATTGGTTACATTCACGACGTATGTGGGAATGAAAaccaaacaaaatttaaacaatataatagcatGTGTGTGTTCTCTGcttgacattaaaaaaataaacataatattattaaatgtataaaaatactaaatagtaatatgtatgagtaatatattaacaatagtgCATGATAACCTCAAACCATAGGATCCCAGATTGGATAATGGATATGAAGCTGTGCCAACAAGAGACATTCATATGAAACAAGTGGGGTTACAAAATGTGTGGCTAGAGTTCTTAAGACTATTTGTTTCCCGATTACAGGAGCATGTGTATCTTGGCTATTACTCAGATGGCGTAAGCtgctttttacttttaattatttattaattataaactaattgtatattatatttttataaaatattagtttatgctTGCTTGCTTTAACTAGCTAATGTTctactatacaattttagtttcatatattttaacagtaattaaaattattaaacctaaaaattcaaattatagttagatttgattttttttttttattgaaacaatagtttattatatcgtataattaGTACacggtattataaataaaatgcttaGTACTTAATCTAGCTTatgaatgattatttttactaatgctAAAATTAACTGAAACCCAAATAAAACATTCCAGTTAACCAAAAACTCAAATAGCTTCTTATCTTACAAATTTCATACGCAAAAACTAGTTTTGTttcatatagttatttaataatagactaaataagtattattcatAACATATGCACAAATAAGCTCATCGTTTTTGGGGggctaaattattttgaagatGCACAAGAAATGTCTTTCTtaaggtatatatttacagcATATATCTAATtactctttatattattttaattttgtctgAACTACTCGACATCCATGTAACct contains the following coding sequences:
- the LOC113554269 gene encoding procollagen-lysine,2-oxoglutarate 5-dioxygenase isoform X2 gives rise to the protein MKIPFGVCIAVCGLLFALDSASTEKDVSAKNDLNLLVLTVASEKNDGYKRFIDSANLNGLKTKVLGFDKPWQGGNMNSVGGGYKLNLYLEALEPYKNNDNLAVLLTDAYDVVILANSSTILNKFTEFDSSIVISTENSCWPDRKLADQYPTVDQNGYRFLNSGGIIGYASKLYKFLSEKPIKNLGDDQLHLTNLYLNTDLREKLNIKLDNYAKLFQNVYLAEDDIKLKLVNKSYVLENINFNTQPAVVHGNGLSKITFNSYTNYIPNKWSPESGCSTCYDNNLDLSTLKEENYPKVLLSIIVDKPTPFFDEFLNKIENIDYPKNRLFLSMTTLVEYHKEHVDKFISRIGDQYNASFVFHKTAEESIHARHFSFSLCTSKLCDYLFYIENEAHLDNPQTLKTLIQRNKKIIAPMLTRPFKAWSNFWGALSKDGFYARSFDYMDIVNYNKTGIWNVPYISTCYLMKGTILENKFTRPSYKEDNLDYDMAFSKSLREKGVFMYIDNQYTYGHLIDSETFDITLKNPEVYQLFENRYDWEQRYIHPEYMENFNPDKKPAEPCPDVFWFPIVTEQFCREFIEIMENFGQWSDGTNNDTRLRTGYEAVPTRDIHMNQVGLEKHWLEFLRSYVLPIQKKAFIGYIHDPPRSVMNFVVKYNPLGQASLRPHHDSSTYTINIALNSPGKDYHGGGCHFLRYKCKVTDMKVGWMLMHPGRLTHYHEGLEVTNGTRYIMISFVDP
- the LOC113554269 gene encoding procollagen-lysine,2-oxoglutarate 5-dioxygenase isoform X1; protein product: MKIPFGVCIAVCGLLFALDSASTEKDVSAKNDLNLLVLTVASEKNDGYKRFIDSANLNGLKTKVLGFDKPWQGGNMNSVGGGYKLNLYLEALEPYKNNDNLAVLLTDAYDVVILANSSTILNKFTEFDSSIVISTENSCWPDRKLADQYPTVDQNGYRFLNSGGIIGYASKLYKFLSEKPIKNLGDDQLHLTNLYLNTDLREKLNIKLDNYAKLFQNVYLAEDDIKLKLVNKSYVLENINFNTQPAVVHGNGLSKITFNSYTNYIPNKWSPESGCSTCYDNNLDLSTLKEENYPKVLLSIIVDKPTPFFDEFLNKIENIDYPKNRLFLSMTTLVEYHKEHVDKFISRIGDQYNASFVFHKTAEESIHARHFSFSLCTSKLCDYLFYIENEAHLDNPQTLKTLIQRNKKIIAPMLTRPFKAWSNFWGALSKDGFYARSFDYMDIVNYNKTGIWNVPYISTCYLMKGTILENKFTRPSYKEDNLDYDMAFSKSLREKGVFMYIDNQYTYGHLIDSETFDITLKNPEVYQLFENRYDWEQRYIHPEYMENFNPDKKPAEPCPDVFWFPIVTEQFCREFIEIMENFGQWSDGTNNDPRLDNGYEAVPTRDIHMKQVGLQNVWLEFLRLFVSRLQEHVYLGYYSDGPPRSVMNFVVKYNPLGQASLRPHHDSSTYTINIALNSPGKDYHGGGCHFLRYKCKVTDMKVGWMLMHPGRLTHYHEGLEVTNGTRYIMISFVDP
- the LOC113554269 gene encoding procollagen-lysine,2-oxoglutarate 5-dioxygenase isoform X3 gives rise to the protein MKIPFGVCIAVCGLLFALDSASTEKDVSAKNDLNLLVLTVASEKNDGYKRFIDSANLNGLKTKVLGFDKPWQGGNMNSVGGGYKLNLYLEALEPYKNNDNLAVLLTDAYDVVILANSSTILNKFTEFDSSIVISTENSCWPDRKLADQYPTVDQNGYRFLNSGGIIGYASKLYKFLSEKPIKNLGDDQLHLTNLYLNTDLREKLNIKLDNYAKLFQNVYLAEDDIKLKLVNKSYVLENINFNTQPAVVHGNGLSKITFNSYTNYIPNKWSPESGCSTCYDNNLDLSTLKEENYPKVLLSIIVDKPTPFFDEFLNKIENIDYPKNRLFLSMTTLVEYHKEHVDKFISRIGDQYNASFVFHKTAEESIHARHFSFSLCTSKLCDYLFYIENEAHLDNPQTLKTLIQRNKKIIAPMLTRPFKAWSNFWGALSKDGFYARSFDYMDIVNYNKTGIWNVPYISTCYLMKGTILENKFTRPSYKEDNLDYDMAFSKSLREKGVFMYIDNQYTYGHLIDSETFDITLKNPEVYQLFENRYDWEQRYIHPEYMENFNPDKKPAEPCPDVFWFPIVTEQFCREFIEIMENFGQWSDGTNNDTRLRTGYEAVPTRDIHMNQVGLEKHWLEFLRSYVLPIQKKAFIGYIHDVCGNENQTKFKQYNSIA